One window of the Candidatus Sysuiplasma jiujiangense genome contains the following:
- a CDS encoding PAS domain S-box protein produces MRIEESAGKPPNILYVDDEFAMRDSFKQFMELQFDIKVTVVSSPDEAIEAMGREEFDAIVSDYQMPEVDGIQFLKELRKSSSIPFILFTGKGREEIVIEALNSGADYYMQKGGNPIALFAELHHYIILAVERKRREEQLALANERMESIIRNTSDAFAFFDLDGKIVSVNNAFEKIYGWSAEEAIGKGLLMVPPDCIDEAKGKFQELLTTRKTVSYIGRRMRKNGELFEMSMTITPVKNSKGEIVGIAGIGRDVTELTRALEINARQREELKVTIASIGDGVIATDTHGRITVINGIASKLTGYTEEEAIGRPVNEIFNIINEETRKKVSIPVEIVMLKGEIVGLANHTVLISKNGREYMIEDSAAPIKDQSGKISGIVMVFKDATEEKLTERRRRTRYAVSLALATEKSMEGAFKSIAENVCSQLNFQSGEIWLLSPEDGRIHLETRVPADKGSGSDHGETSVKADPESAAGLLITVYRTGKPLWISDLTADQPGVVVNEAKPADARSAFGVPLSNKGKVEGAMLFFSSSQLDADRNTLNTMEDIGKQIGLFIGRIRVEEELKTLLHNLESFIMNTPLVIIASKIDGTIVSVNNAFEATYGWKREEIVGKSVDCIVPPELRQDVKEKLKAVSSGSSFTYEAARLRKDGTRIYMRITASPVVDSKGRVISMSSIARDITKERLADAENRLNHEVMENLKEMVVISELNDINEPVVKYVNSAYVRTIGYSRNEVIGKTLWDLQGDAVDSASLNRMYASYISGTPYSGEVVSYGTDGKEIILDTNFFPMKNSTDGAVVWVLIQKDITDSALYRENLKKINDKLNLMETISRHDMMNHIQAIEAYTRMVVDSTVDKGLSERTDRIIGITERMRTQLQTLKELQFSGSPRWTDPKKTFMGCIESMDLGRIGVSTTGPDVEILADPLLERAFSNLIVNTTKHGGPVRSIALNVSVKDNYLLIVYSDDGRGIPDSMKESIFSGGMDRQPHGLKLVSDVLKITNISISEKGTQGKGAVFEFKVPSGSYRFIDLETEKRSGLEN; encoded by the coding sequence ATGCGAATTGAAGAAAGTGCTGGAAAACCCCCTAATATCCTCTACGTTGACGACGAGTTCGCAATGCGTGATTCGTTCAAACAGTTCATGGAACTGCAGTTCGACATCAAGGTAACAGTAGTTTCGTCTCCTGATGAGGCTATTGAAGCAATGGGAAGGGAAGAGTTTGACGCAATTGTTTCAGACTATCAGATGCCTGAAGTGGATGGTATTCAATTTCTCAAAGAACTGAGAAAATCCAGCAGCATTCCCTTCATTCTTTTCACGGGTAAAGGAAGAGAAGAAATTGTTATTGAAGCACTTAACAGCGGTGCTGATTACTACATGCAGAAGGGTGGAAATCCGATCGCGCTTTTTGCTGAACTTCACCATTATATAATACTCGCAGTTGAGAGGAAGCGGCGGGAGGAACAGCTCGCACTTGCGAATGAAAGAATGGAATCGATAATCAGGAATACTTCCGATGCGTTTGCTTTTTTCGATCTCGACGGAAAGATTGTTTCTGTCAACAACGCATTTGAGAAAATCTACGGCTGGTCCGCGGAAGAGGCCATTGGGAAGGGGTTACTGATGGTGCCTCCCGACTGCATTGATGAAGCGAAGGGGAAGTTTCAGGAGCTTTTAACCACACGGAAGACGGTCAGCTATATCGGACGCAGAATGCGCAAAAACGGCGAATTATTTGAAATGAGCATGACAATCACCCCGGTGAAGAATTCAAAGGGCGAAATCGTAGGTATCGCCGGCATCGGACGGGATGTTACCGAACTTACAAGAGCACTGGAGATAAATGCAAGGCAGAGAGAGGAATTGAAGGTTACGATTGCAAGCATAGGCGACGGTGTAATTGCGACGGACACGCATGGGAGGATCACCGTAATCAACGGCATAGCTTCAAAACTCACAGGCTACACTGAAGAAGAAGCGATTGGAAGACCTGTGAATGAGATATTCAATATAATAAATGAGGAAACAAGAAAAAAAGTCAGCATACCTGTGGAAATCGTGATGTTGAAAGGAGAGATTGTCGGTCTCGCAAACCATACTGTTCTGATATCGAAAAATGGCAGGGAATACATGATAGAGGACTCCGCTGCGCCGATAAAGGACCAATCCGGGAAAATCAGCGGTATAGTGATGGTTTTCAAAGATGCCACTGAGGAAAAACTGACCGAAAGGAGAAGAAGAACACGGTATGCGGTGTCTCTTGCACTTGCGACGGAAAAATCCATGGAGGGAGCTTTCAAAAGTATTGCCGAAAACGTCTGCAGTCAGTTGAACTTCCAGTCTGGAGAAATATGGCTGCTCAGTCCTGAGGACGGCAGAATACACCTGGAAACGCGCGTGCCCGCAGACAAAGGCTCCGGTTCGGACCATGGGGAAACTTCTGTCAAGGCGGATCCCGAATCAGCAGCCGGATTGCTGATTACAGTATACAGAACTGGGAAACCTCTCTGGATCAGCGATTTGACGGCTGATCAGCCTGGTGTGGTCGTGAATGAAGCAAAACCTGCCGACGCCAGATCTGCATTTGGAGTTCCGCTCTCAAACAAGGGTAAAGTGGAGGGAGCGATGCTGTTCTTCAGCAGTTCACAGCTGGACGCGGACAGAAACACACTCAATACGATGGAGGATATAGGAAAGCAGATCGGTCTTTTCATAGGGAGAATAAGAGTTGAGGAGGAACTTAAAACACTGTTACACAACCTTGAATCTTTTATAATGAACACACCGCTTGTAATAATTGCCAGCAAGATCGACGGAACAATAGTTTCCGTCAATAACGCGTTCGAAGCAACATATGGCTGGAAGCGGGAAGAAATTGTCGGCAAATCGGTGGATTGTATTGTTCCGCCCGAATTACGTCAGGATGTGAAAGAGAAACTGAAGGCTGTCTCTTCCGGCAGCAGTTTTACGTATGAGGCTGCGAGACTGAGGAAGGACGGCACTCGCATTTACATGAGAATAACTGCTTCTCCTGTCGTGGACTCGAAAGGAAGAGTGATCAGCATGTCCAGCATCGCAAGAGACATCACAAAGGAAAGACTGGCCGATGCCGAAAACAGGCTCAACCACGAGGTAATGGAAAACCTCAAAGAAATGGTTGTGATCTCGGAACTGAACGACATCAATGAGCCCGTTGTGAAGTATGTTAACAGCGCATATGTCCGTACGATCGGCTATTCCAGAAACGAGGTGATTGGAAAGACACTCTGGGATCTTCAGGGTGATGCCGTTGATTCCGCTTCTCTGAACAGGATGTATGCCTCATACATCAGCGGGACACCCTACTCGGGCGAGGTTGTGAGCTACGGGACGGACGGAAAGGAGATCATTCTGGATACGAATTTCTTCCCAATGAAGAATAGTACGGATGGCGCTGTGGTCTGGGTTCTGATACAGAAGGACATAACCGATTCAGCTCTGTACCGTGAAAACCTGAAGAAGATAAACGACAAACTGAATCTCATGGAGACGATAAGCAGGCATGACATGATGAACCACATACAGGCGATAGAAGCCTATACGCGCATGGTTGTGGACTCCACAGTTGACAAAGGTCTTTCGGAGCGAACTGACAGAATAATCGGCATCACCGAAAGAATGAGGACACAGCTCCAAACGTTGAAGGAGCTGCAGTTTTCGGGAAGCCCCCGCTGGACGGACCCGAAGAAAACATTCATGGGCTGCATAGAATCGATGGATCTTGGAAGAATAGGTGTAAGCACGACGGGCCCGGATGTGGAAATCTTGGCCGATCCGCTCCTCGAACGGGCATTTTCCAATCTGATTGTCAACACAACTAAACACGGCGGACCAGTAAGGAGCATTGCCCTCAATGTTTCAGTGAAGGATAATTATCTGCTTATCGTGTATTCCGATGATGGTAGGGGAATACCTGACTCGATGAAAGAGTCCATTTTTTCCGGTGGTATGGACAGACAACCTCATGGGTTGAAATTGGTTAGTGACGTACTGAAAATTACAAATATCTCAATAAGCGAAAAAGGCACCCAGGGAAAAGGGGCTGTATTTGAATTTAAGGTTCCTTCGGGCAGTTACAGGTTTATTGATCTGGAAACAGAAAAGCGATCGGGTCTGGAAAATTAA
- a CDS encoding MFS transporter produces MNKKAKTESEGEGTADPRDAGSPSPFRPLDESSVKKYHLKTILIAGMGFFTDAYDLFVIGVIVAMFGFFTPFPIPHSLFTFPLLGKTAVVSGIELISAAAIFGAAVGPFIFGRLGDLFGRKTVYGIEMIILVLGAIASSIAWSFISLVAFRLILGLGIGGDYPMSATIMSEYSNVKSRGKLIATVFAMQGFGLISGIVLGIGLLASFPTSLDLVWRLLLLAGAIPAISVYYFRRRMPETPRYTYLVKGNKEEAEKVISNLTGKSVKGKDIRGREGTYFSLLSSYLPLVVGTALSWFLFDISFYGTSIYTPTLLNSLSLLYSPGLSHVQHLLIAEEYTAVVDILFTIPGYWIAVATIDRVGRKTLQFVGFSVMAIAFAVLGLDPSLISLGLPFVGIYGLTFLFGNIGPNTTTFVIPAESFPTRFRGTGHGIAAGAGKLGAALSVLTFGTLTIVLHDSGMMLLLSAVAIMGVAVTTLFIKETNQATLEQASGEWAPTGTTE; encoded by the coding sequence ATGAATAAAAAGGCAAAAACTGAGTCGGAAGGAGAAGGAACCGCAGACCCCCGGGACGCAGGATCTCCGAGTCCCTTCAGACCGCTTGATGAATCCAGCGTAAAAAAGTATCATCTGAAGACGATACTCATTGCGGGTATGGGATTTTTTACAGACGCATACGATCTGTTTGTGATAGGTGTGATTGTTGCGATGTTCGGTTTCTTCACGCCCTTTCCAATACCTCATTCCCTTTTCACATTCCCGCTGCTTGGGAAGACTGCAGTTGTTTCAGGAATTGAACTGATAAGCGCAGCGGCTATATTCGGAGCTGCTGTTGGGCCGTTTATATTCGGCAGACTCGGTGATCTGTTCGGCAGAAAGACCGTGTATGGCATAGAAATGATCATACTCGTCCTTGGTGCCATAGCATCGAGCATTGCATGGAGTTTCATCTCACTTGTCGCATTCCGCCTCATTCTGGGTTTAGGCATCGGCGGCGACTACCCAATGTCCGCAACCATAATGAGTGAATATTCAAACGTAAAGAGCCGTGGAAAGCTTATTGCAACTGTTTTTGCAATGCAGGGATTCGGTCTCATCTCCGGTATAGTTCTCGGTATTGGTCTACTTGCTTCATTTCCGACCTCGCTTGATCTTGTATGGAGGCTGCTTCTTCTGGCCGGAGCGATACCTGCCATTTCAGTCTATTACTTCAGGAGGAGAATGCCTGAGACGCCCAGATACACATACCTGGTGAAGGGAAACAAGGAAGAGGCAGAAAAAGTGATTTCCAATCTTACAGGAAAGAGCGTCAAAGGAAAGGACATCAGGGGGCGCGAAGGAACGTATTTCAGTCTCCTTTCATCATATCTTCCTCTTGTTGTGGGGACAGCTCTCAGCTGGTTCCTTTTCGACATATCATTCTATGGCACATCAATATACACTCCAACGCTTCTGAATTCACTGAGCCTGCTTTATTCGCCCGGTCTGTCTCACGTCCAGCATCTGCTCATTGCTGAAGAATACACTGCAGTAGTTGACATTCTGTTTACTATTCCAGGCTACTGGATCGCAGTCGCCACAATTGACAGAGTGGGAAGAAAAACACTGCAGTTTGTAGGGTTTTCTGTAATGGCTATTGCCTTCGCGGTGCTCGGACTCGACCCTTCGCTGATATCGCTGGGCCTTCCGTTTGTCGGAATATACGGTCTGACGTTCCTCTTCGGCAACATCGGGCCAAACACAACAACATTTGTTATACCGGCAGAGTCCTTTCCGACCAGATTCAGGGGAACGGGCCATGGAATAGCGGCGGGTGCAGGTAAACTCGGCGCTGCGCTGAGTGTTCTGACCTTTGGAACACTCACAATTGTCCTGCACGACTCCGGAATGATGCTGCTCCTTTCGGCTGTCGCCATAATGGGAGTCGCTGTTACCACTCTCTTCATAAAGGAGACAAACCAGGCGACGCTGGAACAGGCATCAGGTGAATGGGCCCCGACAGGCACGACAGAGTAA
- a CDS encoding zinc-binding dehydrogenase, giving the protein MEFGSPVGLKLADSAAEHPGEGTVKVRVAITAVNHIDRLVIGGRFKWVPLPRIPGSEYVGTVEEIGSGVKGIFPGDRVAVFPKMFCGNCRYCLADQESVCLSGWNPDHAPVDLSTNMLPLSMNGGWAEETLIPARNVVTLPDDLSFDSAFAVPLSGMTAWHMVERARPNSGENAVVMGSTGGIGLFAIQILKLGGCNVMAVVNDSARVYELQKLGADAVCITSEDNFADCVRDFAGKIGPDIVIDFLGQSTFQQSFSILAPGGRYATCGTMTGPGSEISLLRLYSRQIELVGSTTGSIRDLRAALQASSEGKIKTVVDSEFAFDCMPQALDRHSKRGKFGKVKVVVSR; this is encoded by the coding sequence GTGGAATTTGGTTCTCCGGTCGGGTTGAAGCTGGCAGACAGTGCCGCTGAACATCCGGGTGAGGGTACCGTAAAGGTGCGGGTGGCAATAACTGCAGTCAATCATATCGACAGGCTTGTTATCGGCGGCCGTTTCAAATGGGTTCCTCTTCCACGTATTCCGGGATCGGAATACGTCGGTACTGTAGAAGAAATCGGCAGTGGTGTCAAGGGCATCTTTCCAGGGGACAGGGTTGCGGTTTTTCCGAAGATGTTCTGTGGCAACTGTCGTTATTGCCTGGCTGACCAGGAAAGTGTCTGTTTAAGCGGCTGGAATCCTGATCATGCGCCGGTAGATCTTTCAACAAACATGCTCCCTCTTTCCATGAATGGCGGATGGGCGGAAGAAACGCTGATACCTGCAAGAAACGTTGTCACTCTTCCCGACGACCTTTCGTTCGATAGCGCTTTTGCTGTTCCTTTGAGCGGAATGACAGCGTGGCATATGGTTGAAAGAGCCAGGCCGAACAGTGGCGAAAACGCAGTTGTAATGGGCTCGACAGGTGGAATAGGTCTGTTCGCAATCCAGATATTGAAGCTGGGGGGCTGCAACGTAATGGCTGTTGTCAACGATTCTGCAAGAGTTTATGAGCTACAAAAACTCGGAGCCGATGCTGTTTGCATTACATCAGAGGACAACTTTGCCGATTGTGTCAGAGATTTTGCAGGTAAAATCGGACCGGATATTGTAATAGATTTTCTGGGTCAGTCTACATTCCAGCAGAGTTTTTCAATCCTTGCCCCGGGCGGCAGATATGCGACATGCGGGACCATGACGGGTCCGGGTTCAGAGATAAGCCTCCTGCGACTCTATTCGAGACAAATTGAGCTCGTCGGCTCCACTACAGGTTCGATCAGGGACCTGCGAGCTGCGCTTCAAGCCTCTTCGGAAGGTAAAATCAAGACGGTTGTCGATTCTGAATTCGCATTCGACTGTATGCCTCAGGCCCTGGACAGGCATTCGAAAAGAGGAAAATTCGGCAAAGTGAAGGTTGTCGTTTCCAGATGA
- a CDS encoding geranylgeranyl reductase family protein → MRKYDVVVVGAGPGGSSAAEYAARSGLSVLFIDSRREIGWPVQCGEFMPKTEEIHRLFSEVDEPSELFDVPARVVSKPTSIIRMVSPGGRDYDINFSGYSTERRDFDKYLAEKAVKAGAELMTDTKFQKFDGRNRVVTSRGTFEAKVIVGADGPFSTVRKEIGIESPKLLYPAMSTTMNGEFGDTVYMYFGNAAPAGYAWIIPKNGGANVGLGADPNLTKRKVGFYARDFIEEIGRKFNTKPRQIIAGGWVPMAGPLKRTVDGNVLLVGDAAGHVMATNGGGICVAMICGRIAGRVIGDSINKGTALVEYEKKWRAAVGRDLETARRMMGYAHFSFSNDWMLSLLFRIAGRKGLGKVIKCKSIFSLKDWT, encoded by the coding sequence ATGCGGAAATACGATGTTGTCGTTGTGGGAGCGGGTCCTGGAGGGAGTTCTGCAGCAGAGTATGCGGCAAGGAGCGGACTCAGTGTTTTATTCATCGACAGCAGAAGGGAGATAGGATGGCCTGTTCAGTGCGGGGAGTTTATGCCAAAAACAGAGGAGATTCACAGGCTCTTTTCCGAAGTGGACGAACCTTCTGAACTCTTCGATGTACCTGCACGGGTCGTATCTAAGCCCACTTCAATAATACGGATGGTCTCTCCGGGCGGCAGAGACTATGACATAAATTTTTCAGGCTATTCTACAGAAAGAAGAGATTTTGACAAATACCTTGCCGAAAAAGCTGTGAAGGCAGGCGCCGAATTGATGACAGACACAAAATTTCAGAAGTTTGACGGCCGAAACAGGGTGGTCACTTCCAGGGGGACCTTTGAAGCAAAGGTCATCGTTGGAGCTGACGGTCCGTTTTCCACCGTGAGGAAGGAGATAGGGATTGAGTCACCGAAGCTGCTTTACCCTGCAATGTCAACAACGATGAACGGTGAGTTCGGGGACACTGTATACATGTACTTCGGCAATGCTGCTCCAGCCGGATATGCTTGGATTATTCCGAAAAATGGTGGAGCCAACGTTGGACTCGGAGCCGATCCTAACCTGACAAAAAGAAAGGTTGGTTTCTATGCAAGGGACTTTATCGAGGAGATAGGCAGAAAATTCAATACGAAACCGAGACAGATCATCGCCGGCGGATGGGTGCCCATGGCAGGACCGCTGAAGAGGACAGTGGACGGAAACGTGCTGCTTGTCGGAGATGCCGCAGGACACGTAATGGCTACGAACGGTGGCGGAATATGCGTCGCTATGATATGTGGAAGGATCGCAGGCAGGGTAATAGGAGACAGCATCAACAAAGGGACCGCACTTGTGGAATATGAGAAAAAATGGAGAGCTGCGGTCGGAAGGGATCTGGAGACAGCAAGGAGAATGATGGGCTATGCACACTTCTCATTCAGCAATGACTGGATGCTCTCACTCCTGTTCAGAATTGCAGGCAGGAAGGGACTCGGCAAAGTTATCAAATGCAAGTCGATCTTTTCGCTCAAGGACTGGACCTGA
- a CDS encoding polyprenyl synthetase family protein — protein MNDYVAVDFGVAKELKLVEDTLKKSVRSESPALTEIAMHVIAAGGKRIRPAICILAYKAVGGGDSKLHSAVDAAVAVELIHSATLIHDDITDEGEQRRGKVTAYRKYGVHNALVAGDFMFVQGFKYGQFLSPESIRIAAEAYEKLAEGEMLQEQWRNNPSVPMNEYVNIISGKTASVFSASAQLGAFHGGGTDDEIEALGYFGTNVGIAFQIIDDILDITSDADTLGKSVGNDIKEGNMTLPLILAMNNGVDKKLLADVIAKKNKPRELIESAIEMIRGSGCVPESLGIAEKYAKLANESLKRLKPSAHKDALIKLSGSIISRVR, from the coding sequence ATGAACGATTACGTTGCCGTTGACTTCGGCGTCGCGAAGGAGCTAAAACTCGTGGAGGATACCCTCAAGAAGAGCGTTAGATCTGAAAGCCCTGCGCTGACCGAAATTGCAATGCATGTGATAGCCGCCGGCGGCAAACGGATCAGGCCCGCGATATGCATACTCGCGTACAAGGCGGTAGGCGGCGGAGACAGTAAACTGCACTCGGCAGTCGACGCTGCTGTGGCTGTGGAGCTCATTCACAGTGCAACTCTCATACATGACGACATAACTGATGAAGGAGAACAGAGGAGGGGAAAAGTCACAGCATACAGGAAGTATGGCGTTCACAATGCGCTGGTTGCAGGTGATTTCATGTTCGTACAAGGATTCAAGTATGGTCAATTTCTCAGCCCCGAATCCATTAGAATAGCGGCTGAAGCATATGAAAAACTTGCAGAAGGGGAAATGCTACAGGAGCAGTGGAGAAACAATCCATCGGTACCGATGAATGAGTACGTAAACATCATAAGCGGAAAGACTGCCTCTGTATTTTCAGCAAGTGCACAGCTAGGAGCTTTCCATGGTGGTGGAACTGATGACGAAATTGAGGCACTGGGATACTTTGGTACCAACGTGGGAATTGCTTTTCAGATAATTGACGACATCCTGGACATAACATCAGATGCCGACACCCTTGGAAAGAGCGTCGGAAACGACATAAAAGAAGGGAATATGACATTGCCGCTGATACTGGCGATGAATAATGGCGTCGACAAAAAACTGCTTGCGGATGTCATAGCCAAGAAGAACAAACCCAGGGAACTCATTGAGAGTGCAATAGAGATGATAAGGGGAAGCGGATGTGTGCCGGAATCTCTCGGGATTGCAGAAAAGTATGCTAAATTGGCTAATGAAAGTCTGAAAAGACTAAAACCGTCTGCCCACAAGGATGCGTTAATAAAGCTCTCCGGTTCCATCATCAGCAGAGTGAGGTAG